The following are encoded together in the Triticum dicoccoides isolate Atlit2015 ecotype Zavitan chromosome 6B, WEW_v2.0, whole genome shotgun sequence genome:
- the LOC119322972 gene encoding CBL-interacting protein kinase 26-like — MDERRTILMDRYEIGRHLGQGNFAKVYYGRNLATGQAVAIKMIDKEKVSRIGLIVQIKREISIMGLVRHPNVLKLFEVMASKSKIYFVLEYAKGGELFNKITKGKLSEDAARRYFHQLISAVDYCHSRGVYHRDLKPENLLLDENENLKVSDFGLSALAESTRQDGLLHTTCGTPAYVAPEVLSRRGYDGAKADIWSCGVILFVLVAGFLPFHDTNLIEMYRKISRAEYRCPRPFSVELKDLLYKILDPDPSTRASVSRIKRSAWYRKPVDVNGLKIKQETRDKVQKGEPTTSESTEGINAEVNQEASSSLTNLNAFDIISLSTGFDLSNLFEEKYGRREVRFTTRQPAEAIFAKLNEVAKKLKLKIKKKENGVLKLAAPKEGMKGILEFDAEVFEFAPSLHLVELKKTNGDTIEYKQLMKDEIRPALKDVVWAWQGESHPLPEKFIRGEQQQSPLPSLQQQSPLSSQQQQSPLPLQQHQQSPLPSQQPQE; from the coding sequence ATGGATGAAAGGAGGACGATTTTGATGGACCGTTATGAAATCGGGAGGCACTTAGGGCAAGGGAACTTTGCCAAGGTATATTATGGTCGGAATCTTGCAACTGGGCAGGCTGTTGCGATAAAGATGATCGATAAGGAGAAGGTTTCAAGGATTGGCCTAATTGTGCAGATAAAGAGAGAGATCTCAATAATGGGATTGGTAAGGCATCCCAACGTGTTGAAGCTTTTCGAGGTAATGGCTAGCAAGAGCAAGATTTACTTTGTTTTGGAATATGCCAAAGGCGGCGAGCTTTTCAACAAAATAACCAAGGGAAAGTTAAGCGAGGATGCTGCGAGGAGATACTTCCATCAGCTCATCAGTGCCGTGGACTACTGCCATAGCCGAGGTGTTTATCATCGCGACTTGAAGCCGGAGAACCTACTCCTGGATGAGAATGAAAACCTTAAAGTCTCTGATTTCGGGCTAAGTGCCCTGGCCGAGTCCACGAGACAAGATGGCCTCCTCCATACCACCTGTGGAACTCCAGCTTATGTTGCCCCTGAAGTGCTTAGCAGGAGAGGCTATGACGGTGCGAAGGCTGACATATGGTCCTGTGGAGTAATTCTATTTGTGCTGGTGGCTGGTTTCCTTCCTTTCCACGACACAAATCTTATAGAGATGTATAGGAAGATCTCCAGGGCTGAATATAGATGCCCTCGCCCTTTTTCTGTTGAGCTAAAGGATCTACTGTATAAGATTCTTGATCCAGACCCAAGCACTAGGGCTTCTGTTTCAAGGATAAAGAGAAGCGCTTGGTACAGGAAACCCGTTGATGTAAATGGACTGAAGATTAAACAAGAAACAAGAGATAAGGTTCAGAAAGGTGAACCCACAACCTCTGAATCAACAGAAGGCATCAATGCAGAGGTTAACCAAGAAGCGTCATCAAGCCTCACAAACTTGAATGCCTTTGACATAATTTCTCTCTCAACTGGGTTTGACCTATCCAATTTGTTCGAGGAGAAGTATGGCCGGAGGGAGGTCAGATTTACCACTAGGCAGCCAGCAGAGGCTATATTTGCCAAGCTGAATGAAGTGGCCAAGAAATTGAAGCTCAAAATCAAGAAGAAAGAAAACGGTGTCTTGAAATTGGCAGCACCAAAGGAAGGAATGAAGGGCATTCTTGAGTTTGATGCAGAGGTTTTTGAGTTTGCGCCTTCTTTGCATTTAGTTGAATTAAAGAAAACCAATGGAGACACTATAGAGTATAAACAACTGATGAAAGATGAGATAAGGCCCGCACTTAAGGATGTGGTTTGGGCGTGGCAAGGCGAGTCGCACCCGCTCCCTGAGAAATTTATCCGAGGAGAGCAGCAGCAGTCACCTTTGCCATCACTGCAGCAGCAATCACCTTTGTCATCGCAGCAGCAGCAATCACCTTTGCCATTGCAGCAGCACCAGCAATCACCTTTGCCATCGCAGCAGCCACAGGAGTAA
- the LOC119322971 gene encoding formin-like protein 10 has protein sequence MLLMELLALLPPDKSSVTHDCIRANYFSLGMSQEFINYLEDQQFLPGSNFYPRRRHLADRMVGGAPSSGGQAPFPLSLTEQPFTPPNSPNTEPRSRHLEDRPAKKRRGVPPPVSPSDKQHNYIKLVLTVVLPTAAFSFIAAFLIFYCCGCNKSKVSVGEPRDDHPLLHMQLANTPGSSPVIRASSSQLHKDDPGVRTSKAGGSMSRCFPCCFKTSTDVSTPPQATGGTQNNTSDAPKPMPPPPPPPPPPPPPPPVRKAGPPPPAPPKGSLARFPQMSPVESSHSEGSSASEQASESSEAEVGAPRPKLRPFYWNKVLANPNQSMAWHDIKFGSFHVNEDMIEALFGYGAGNRNNTKDKELAMADPSPQHVSLLDFKKSCNLAVVFKAMNVRVEDIQDALLEGNELPRLLLETILRMKPNDEEELKLRLYDGDYSQLGLAEQVMKALTDIPFAYKRISALLFMSSLQEDASSLRDSFLQLEAACGELKHRLFLKLLEAVLKTGNRLNDGTFRGGANAFKLDTLLKLSDVKGADGKTTLLHFVVQEIIRSEGVRKARLAMESERTQPSGDDSNGSVQEDGEYYSKLGLKIVSGLSSELVNAKNIAALDADALSASVLQLRRELLNTKEFLNSDMATIDENSGFHRSLVRFVEHAENETNFLLKEEKRLRSLVKKTIRYFHGNDVKDDGFSLFVIVRDFLVMLDKACKEVGASQKKAASQSRSSGSCNPASQLNPQEKQFPAVLDDHLDSSDSND, from the exons ATGCTGCTTATGGAGCTTCTGGCCCTTCTTCCACCTGACAAGTCTTCTGTTACTCACGACTGTATCCGCGCAAATTATTTCAGCTTGGGCATGTCACAAGAATTTATCAACTATCTTGAGGACCAGCAGTTCTTGCCTGGTTCAAACTTCTATCCAAGAAGACGGCATTTGGCTGATCGAATGGTTGGAGGTGCTCCATCCTCCGGAGGTCAAGCTCCGTTTCCTCTTTCTCTGACGGAGCAACCATTTACACCTCCCAACTCTCCGAACACCGAACCTCGCAGCCGACATCTCGAAGATAGACCTGCAAAGAAGCGTCGGGGAGTGCCTCCCCCAGTTTCACCTTCCGATAAGCAGCACAACTACATAAAGTTGGTCTTGACTGTTGTGCTCCCGACGGCGGCGTTCTCGTTCATTGCTGCATTTCTGATTTTCTACTGCTGTGGGTGCAATAAGAGCAAGGTCTCTGTCGGTGAGCCTAGAGATGACCATCCTCTTCTTCACATGCAGTTGGCTAACACGCCTG GCTCGTCACCTGTTATCCGTGCATCCTCCAGTCAGCTTCACAAGGATGATCCAGGGGTCAGGACTTCTAAGGCCGGAGGCAGCATGAGTCGGTGCTTTCCATGCTGTTTTAAAACCTCAACTGATGTGTCAACTCCCCCGCAAGCTACTGGGGGAACACAGAACAACACAAGTGATGCTCCTAAACCaatgcctccgccgccgccgccgccgccgcctccaccaccgcctcctcctgtCAGGAAGGCTGGTCCTCCCCCACCTGCACCTCCCAAAGGCTCATTAGCAAGATTTCCTCAGATGTCACCTGTTGAGTCAAGTCATTCTGAAGGATCATCTGCAAGCGAGCAGGCCAGTGAATCATCTGAAGCTGAAGTGGGTGCTCCAAGACCCAAACTTCGACCATTCTATTGGAACAAAGTTCTTGCCAATCCTAACCAGTCGATGGCCTGGCATGACATCAAGTTTGGTTCTTTTCA TGTGAACGAGGATATGATAGAGGCATTGTTTGGTTATGGCGCTGGCAACAGAAACAACACCAAGGACAAGGAACTTGCCATGGCTGACCCTTCACCTCAGCATGTTTCTCTTCTTGATTTTAAGAAATCGTGCAACCTGGCAGTTGTTTTCAAGGCAATGAATGTCAGGGTAGAGGACATTCAAGATGCTCTTCTTGAAG GAAATGAACTTCCTAGACTACTTCTTGAGACAATCTTGAGAATGAAACCAAATGATGAGGAGGAGCTGAAACTCAGGCTTTACGATGGGGACTACTCGCAACTAGGTCTTGCGGAACAAGTCATGAAGGCACTAACTGACATTCCTTTTGCTTACAAGAGGATCAGTGCTCTGCTTTtcatgtcatctttgcaagaagatgCTTCAAGTCTCAGGGATTCATTCCTGCAATTGGAG GCTGCTTGTGGGGAACTAAAGCACCGCCTTTTTCTGAAGCTGCTAGAAGCTGTTCTCAAAACTGGAAACCGTTTGAATGACGGGACCTTCCGTGGTGGTGCTAACGCGTTCAAACTTGACACCCTTCTGAAGTTGTCAGATGTCAAGGGTGCCGATGGAAAGACTACACTGCTTCACTTTGTTGTCCAGGAGATTATTCGATCTGAAGGTGTCCGCAAAGCAAGGttggccatggaaagtgaaaggacTCAACCTTCAGGAGATGATTCGAACGGATCTGTTCAAGAAGATGGCGAGTACTACTCCAAGCTCGGCCTAAAGATTGTATCAGGGCTTAGCAGTGAATTGGTTAATGCCAAGAACATAGCTGCACTAGATGCGGATGCTTTGTCTGCCAGTGTGTTGCAGCTCAGACGCGAGTTGCTGAACACAAAGGAGTTTCTGAACTCTGACATGGCAACGATAGATGAGAACAGCGGATTCCACCGCTCTTTGGTACGTTTCGTGGAACATGCAGAGAATGAGACCAACTTTCTGTTgaaagaagagaagaggttgagatCATTGGTGAAGAAAACAATTCGGTATTTCCATGGAAACGATGTGAAAGATGACGGATTTAGCCTGTTTGTCATTGTAAGAGATTTTTTGGTGATGCTAGATAAGGCCTGCAAGGAAGTTGGGGCATCACAAAAGAAGGCGGCAAGTCAATCTCGGAGCAGTGGCAGTTGTAACCCAGCTTCCCAGTTAAATCCCCAGGAGAAACAGTTTCCTGCAGTACTGGATGATCATTTAGATAGCTCGGACTCAAATGATTAA